One window of Methanogenium organophilum genomic DNA carries:
- a CDS encoding tRNA uridine(34) 5-carboxymethylaminomethyl modification radical SAM/GNAT enzyme Elp3 gives MQDNDVLREIISRLSFPGISSADVQKIKIEVAKKYHLSEIPKNSSILAAAADDEYEAMRTILQVKPTRTLSGVAPVAVMTSPHPCPHGICLPCPGGPDHPFGSPQSYTGEEPAALRGRQYAFDPYVQVRQRILQFEELGHHIDKVELIVMGGTMTARDPVYQQSFMGSCIRAMNEYGGDVLPDDGATYEELCHRNETAKARCIAATFETRPDWCKKEHIDRMLSLGVTKVELGVQQLKDDILEYNRRGHGVAESISANTLLRDAGIKVGFHVMPNLPSATMEDDRWMFEELYRNPSYRPDFLKIYPTLVTPGSEIEALWEAGGYVTYPEDDLIDLIAFGKSCIPEYTRLQRVQRDIPARLIVSGSHHSNFRQLTMKRLQEGGENCRCIRCREAGRAPVSGDAVIETMTYECCGGTEHFISAVAADSLIGFIRLRYPGNPWRAELSGCALIRELHVYGSLVPLKKSGTKTREWQHRQYGACLLQQAEEMAASAGYRSVAVMSGIGVRPYYARHGYERSGPYMVKRV, from the coding sequence ATGCAGGACAATGATGTTCTCCGGGAAATCATTTCCCGGCTCTCTTTTCCAGGAATTTCTTCTGCAGATGTTCAGAAGATAAAGATAGAGGTTGCAAAAAAATACCACTTGTCTGAGATTCCGAAAAATTCATCGATACTTGCAGCCGCGGCTGATGATGAATATGAAGCGATGCGTACCATCCTTCAGGTTAAACCCACGCGGACGCTCTCTGGTGTGGCACCTGTTGCAGTGATGACTTCTCCACATCCGTGTCCGCATGGTATATGCCTGCCCTGTCCGGGTGGGCCTGATCATCCGTTTGGATCGCCCCAGAGCTATACCGGCGAAGAACCTGCGGCACTCCGCGGTCGTCAGTATGCGTTCGATCCATATGTGCAGGTGCGCCAGCGAATTTTACAGTTCGAAGAACTGGGCCATCATATTGACAAGGTTGAGCTGATTGTTATGGGGGGGACGATGACAGCCCGGGATCCTGTTTATCAGCAGTCATTTATGGGTTCGTGCATCCGTGCTATGAATGAGTATGGGGGTGATGTCCTTCCCGATGACGGCGCCACGTATGAAGAACTGTGTCACAGGAATGAGACTGCAAAAGCGCGGTGTATTGCTGCAACATTTGAGACGCGTCCGGACTGGTGCAAAAAAGAGCATATCGATCGTATGCTTTCCCTTGGGGTAACGAAGGTTGAACTGGGTGTTCAGCAGCTAAAAGACGATATCCTTGAGTATAATCGTCGTGGGCATGGGGTTGCGGAGAGTATCTCTGCAAATACTCTGCTCAGGGATGCCGGAATTAAGGTTGGTTTTCATGTCATGCCGAATCTCCCTTCAGCAACGATGGAGGATGACCGGTGGATGTTTGAAGAACTCTACCGTAATCCCTCATACCGACCGGATTTCCTCAAGATTTATCCGACACTTGTCACTCCGGGTTCAGAGATTGAAGCCTTGTGGGAGGCAGGAGGGTATGTAACATATCCGGAGGACGACCTGATTGACCTCATTGCCTTTGGCAAATCATGTATTCCGGAATATACCCGCCTCCAGCGTGTCCAGCGTGACATCCCGGCACGGCTGATTGTATCCGGTTCGCATCACAGCAATTTCCGTCAGCTTACCATGAAACGGCTTCAGGAGGGGGGTGAAAACTGCCGGTGTATCCGCTGCAGAGAAGCAGGACGCGCCCCGGTAAGCGGTGATGCAGTAATTGAGACGATGACGTATGAGTGTTGTGGGGGAACGGAGCATTTTATCTCCGCTGTGGCCGCTGATTCTCTCATTGGATTTATTCGTCTGCGGTATCCGGGTAATCCCTGGCGTGCTGAATTGTCCGGATGTGCTCTTATCCGTGAACTGCATGTATACGGCTCTCTTGTCCCCCTGAAAAAAAGTGGAACAAAAACACGTGAGTGGCAGCACCGGCAGTATGGGGCATGCCTCCTGCAGCAGGCAGAAGAGATGGCGGCATCAGCGGGATATCGCTCGGTTGCCGTCATGAGTGGTATCGGTGTCCGGCCATATTATGCCAGGCACGGATATGAACGTTCAGGGCCATATATGGTAAAGAGGGTCTGA
- the priS gene encoding DNA primase catalytic subunit PriS translates to MNPATREYIRQKFAAYYAHAQVFVPPSLREREWGFIPFDETSKFSMRRHMAFQSREELASYVRATVPRHMYFSTAYYELPSAPTMNDKNWVGADLIFDLDADHIVQKVSYDVMLTRVKEETLKLIDMLTDELGFSKRSLALVFSGGRGYHIHIRDIECREWGSSQRRELVDYVCAIGIDSGFMLTSHQGGVGGWPARYRSSLREELQRIRDMGAHDGVKYLSSLRGVGEGSARSLFDEIDAVIASVNDLSSQVVLMKNNALRALTGEDYEPMKQLLRSQAALTDEPVTTDIKRLIRAPGSLHGGSGFRVTELASVADLERFDPLVDAVVDFGGNMVSVECPFPLTMPMMGQEYTIEKGVNRVPEELAVFLCCRGIGEITAPDF, encoded by the coding sequence ATGAATCCTGCTACCCGTGAATATATCCGTCAAAAATTCGCTGCGTATTATGCACACGCTCAGGTGTTTGTGCCCCCATCTCTTCGGGAGCGTGAATGGGGATTTATTCCGTTTGACGAAACGTCAAAGTTCTCAATGCGTCGTCATATGGCATTTCAGTCACGTGAGGAATTGGCATCCTATGTCCGGGCGACTGTGCCCCGTCATATGTATTTTTCCACGGCGTACTATGAATTGCCGTCAGCTCCGACGATGAATGACAAAAACTGGGTGGGTGCGGATCTGATCTTTGATCTTGATGCAGATCACATTGTCCAGAAAGTATCTTATGATGTCATGCTTACCCGGGTGAAAGAAGAAACCCTGAAACTTATTGACATGCTCACAGATGAACTTGGATTTTCCAAAAGGAGTCTGGCACTGGTCTTTTCAGGCGGCCGAGGGTATCATATCCATATTCGGGATATAGAATGTCGGGAATGGGGCAGTTCACAGCGGCGTGAACTGGTAGACTATGTCTGTGCTATTGGTATTGATTCCGGGTTCATGCTCACCTCTCATCAGGGGGGGGTAGGGGGGTGGCCCGCACGGTATCGTTCCTCCCTGCGGGAAGAACTGCAGCGTATCCGCGATATGGGAGCACATGACGGGGTGAAATATCTCTCATCCCTGCGCGGCGTGGGTGAGGGTTCGGCACGTTCGCTCTTTGATGAAATAGATGCGGTCATCGCATCGGTCAACGATCTCTCTTCGCAGGTGGTTCTAATGAAGAATAATGCGCTTCGGGCTCTCACCGGCGAGGATTATGAACCTATGAAACAGCTGCTCCGGTCGCAGGCTGCTCTGACCGATGAACCGGTTACAACCGATATTAAACGACTGATACGGGCGCCTGGTTCTCTGCATGGTGGTTCCGGGTTCCGGGTAACAGAACTTGCGTCCGTTGCGGACCTTGAGCGGTTTGATCCTCTTGTTGATGCCGTTGTTGATTTTGGTGGGAATATGGTATCTGTGGAATGTCCGTTCCCTCTCACAATGCCTATGATGGGTCAGGAATATACTATTGAGAAAGGGGTAAACCGGGTGCCTGAAGAATTGGCAGTATTTCTGTGCTGCAGGGGCATAGGGGAGATAACTGCCCCGGATTTTTGA
- a CDS encoding 50S ribosomal protein L44e, whose amino-acid sequence MKMPTKFKTYCPYCRKHETHEVERVKRGKDMHLHWIDRQKDRRGKVGNRGKFSKVPGGDKPTKRINVRYRCTVCGKAHLRRGVKAGKFELVE is encoded by the coding sequence ATGAAAATGCCAACGAAATTTAAAACCTACTGTCCTTATTGCAGGAAACATGAGACCCATGAGGTCGAAAGGGTGAAGCGCGGGAAAGATATGCATCTTCATTGGATCGACAGGCAGAAAGACCGCCGGGGTAAAGTCGGGAACAGAGGAAAGTTCTCAAAGGTGCCTGGTGGCGACAAGCCTACAAAGAGAATCAATGTGAGATACCGCTGCACCGTATGCGGCAAGGCTCATCTGCGTCGTGGCGTAAAAGCTGGTAAATTTGAACTGGTGGAGTGA
- a CDS encoding 30S ribosomal protein S27e encodes MVRINRENRSAFYKVKCQDCENEQIIFQRASTAVDCVVCGSVLAEPSGGNAKIHAEIIEELSE; translated from the coding sequence ATGGTACGTATCAACAGAGAAAACCGGAGCGCTTTCTACAAAGTAAAGTGTCAGGACTGCGAAAATGAACAGATTATCTTCCAGCGGGCAAGCACAGCTGTTGACTGTGTTGTCTGTGGAAGTGTCCTTGCAGAACCATCTGGCGGGAACGCTAAGATTCATGCAGAGATTATCGAAGAGTTGAGTGAGTAA
- a CDS encoding translation initiation factor IF-2 subunit alpha yields the protein MLEREWPDEGELVVCTVTNVKDFVAFVTLDEYGEREGLIPIAEVARGWIKHIRDYVREGQKVVCKVLHVERSKGHIDLSLKDVNDHQRKEKIHEWKNEQKARKWISFVSKASGTDEESIQSVFYREYGALFPVFEDVLTDESGTIARLNLDKKVSDALISVANENVKLSKVTITGNLILTSTKPDGVNVIRRALRSAQPTIEGVEIELVYVGAPKYRVKVTAHDYKTAEKAINKVAKAAVGVVERAGGTGEFVRKARSGKN from the coding sequence ATGCTAGAGAGAGAGTGGCCTGACGAAGGTGAACTTGTTGTCTGCACGGTTACAAATGTGAAGGATTTTGTTGCATTTGTGACCTTGGATGAATATGGTGAACGTGAGGGCCTGATACCTATTGCTGAGGTTGCCCGGGGCTGGATTAAGCACATCAGGGATTATGTCCGTGAAGGTCAGAAGGTTGTATGCAAGGTTCTCCATGTTGAAAGATCCAAAGGCCATATCGATCTCTCGCTGAAGGATGTAAATGACCATCAGCGTAAAGAGAAGATCCATGAATGGAAAAATGAGCAGAAAGCCCGGAAATGGATCTCGTTTGTCTCAAAGGCATCCGGAACTGATGAGGAATCAATACAGAGTGTATTTTATCGCGAGTATGGGGCATTATTCCCGGTATTTGAAGATGTCCTCACGGATGAGTCCGGGACGATCGCTCGCCTAAACCTTGATAAAAAGGTTTCAGATGCGCTGATCTCGGTCGCGAACGAAAATGTAAAACTATCCAAGGTTACCATTACCGGAAATCTGATTCTTACATCTACCAAACCGGACGGAGTGAATGTAATTCGTCGTGCGTTACGCAGCGCTCAGCCAACGATTGAGGGGGTTGAGATTGAACTGGTGTATGTTGGTGCCCCAAAATACCGTGTGAAAGTGACTGCACATGACTACAAGACCGCTGAAAAGGCGATTAACAAAGTTGCGAAAGCCGCAGTTGGTGTTGTGGAACGTGCGGGCGGCACCGGAGAATTTGTCCGGAAAGCACGTTCTGGTAAAAATTAA
- a CDS encoding RNA-protein complex protein Nop10 produces the protein MVGRIRRCPSDGSYTLNFFCPHCGNQTRTAHPARYSPQDRYGKYRRRIRYG, from the coding sequence ATGGTTGGAAGAATTCGACGATGTCCGTCTGACGGATCATATACACTCAATTTTTTTTGTCCGCACTGTGGCAATCAGACCCGGACTGCACATCCGGCACGATATTCCCCGCAGGACAGATATGGTAAATATCGACGGAGAATTCGTTATGGATGA
- a CDS encoding proteasome assembly chaperone family protein: protein MDDIRIKKLTDKDYHADILIEGLPGVGQVGKLVAEHMIEELGAEKIAEITSIFFPPQVLIDETGVARLSCNEIYVVSKDDLSIAFLVGDVQSGSPEGHYLLADAYLDVAEELGVKRIYTLGGYGTGHLQDEIQVLGAVNNSDLRETAETAGVIFSHDEPGGGIIGASGLLLSLGAERGIEGMCLMGETSGYIVDPKSAHAVLGILNVLTGLDIDDTKLEERAVEMEGIVEKIRELENAKADEELSYIG from the coding sequence ATGGATGATATTCGTATAAAAAAGCTCACGGATAAGGACTATCATGCTGATATTCTTATTGAAGGTCTTCCCGGTGTTGGGCAGGTTGGAAAACTTGTTGCTGAGCATATGATTGAAGAACTGGGCGCTGAAAAGATTGCAGAGATCACATCAATATTCTTTCCTCCACAGGTGCTGATCGATGAAACCGGTGTTGCGCGCCTTTCCTGTAATGAAATTTATGTGGTTAGTAAAGATGATCTCTCGATCGCGTTTCTTGTAGGCGACGTTCAGAGTGGGTCTCCTGAAGGGCATTACCTGCTTGCAGATGCGTATCTTGATGTCGCAGAAGAACTGGGAGTAAAACGAATTTATACTCTTGGTGGGTATGGGACCGGCCATCTGCAGGACGAGATTCAGGTACTGGGAGCGGTGAATAATTCTGACCTGCGGGAGACTGCTGAAACTGCAGGGGTAATTTTCTCACATGATGAGCCGGGTGGCGGTATCATTGGCGCCTCGGGGCTTCTCCTGAGTCTTGGTGCTGAGCGTGGAATCGAAGGGATGTGCCTGATGGGGGAAACCTCCGGGTACATTGTTGACCCCAAGAGTGCACATGCGGTTCTTGGTATCCTGAATGTTCTGACAGGCCTTGATATTGACGACACGAAGCTGGAAGAACGTGCTGTTGAGATGGAAGGGATTGTTGAAAAGATTCGAGAACTTGAGAATGCAAAGGCCGATGAAGAACTCAGCTATATCGGCTGA
- a CDS encoding 4Fe-4S binding protein, whose protein sequence is MLVIKREVCGYCGACVSVCPKGALELVDAYLTVDPDTCTECGICSGICPLGALEVKNAE, encoded by the coding sequence ATGCTTGTCATCAAAAGGGAAGTTTGCGGCTACTGCGGTGCCTGTGTTTCGGTCTGTCCGAAAGGTGCACTCGAACTGGTAGATGCGTATCTTACCGTTGATCCTGACACCTGTACAGAATGTGGGATATGTTCCGGAATATGTCCTCTTGGCGCTCTGGAGGTGAAGAATGCAGAGTAA
- a CDS encoding NAD(P)/FAD-dependent oxidoreductase, producing the protein MQSKYDVLVIGGGPGGAMAGKAVAEAGLSCCIVEKRPAIGAPVRCAEGVGNEISELVDLDPKWISSKIEGAQLIAPDGQVLELNPEMAGNEVGYVLDRKIFDRDLVWKAANAGCDVFVKSRASGAIIKDGKVCGATIEHGGETFDVYADVVIAADGVESKFARWCGINTTVPMAEIETCVQYLMTNIDIDPGLNAFYLGREVAPEGYIWIFSKGDRTANVGIGISGKMCKDGKRPKDYLDAFIAEHLPNGKIIELIVGGVSACKPLECTVADGLIIVGDAARLSDPITGGGIINAMYTGKLAGEVAAESIAAGDCSKKTLIKYDTEWRNSKMGKALKRNYQVKEIFIKLKDEKLNSIVSSVNKLDMEIFDTKYLIRELVKYNPWLLKDIGTLKRLLD; encoded by the coding sequence ATGCAGAGTAAGTACGATGTTCTGGTAATCGGAGGAGGTCCTGGTGGTGCTATGGCCGGAAAGGCTGTTGCAGAGGCGGGACTTTCCTGCTGCATTGTAGAAAAGCGCCCGGCAATCGGTGCGCCTGTGCGGTGTGCAGAGGGTGTGGGTAACGAAATATCAGAACTGGTTGATCTGGATCCCAAATGGATATCATCAAAGATTGAAGGTGCTCAGCTTATTGCTCCTGATGGACAGGTTCTTGAACTGAACCCTGAGATGGCTGGCAATGAAGTTGGCTATGTCCTTGACAGAAAAATCTTTGATCGTGATTTGGTCTGGAAGGCTGCAAATGCAGGCTGTGATGTTTTTGTTAAGTCGCGTGCAAGCGGTGCTATCATCAAAGACGGTAAGGTATGTGGTGCAACAATAGAGCATGGAGGAGAGACATTTGATGTATATGCTGATGTGGTCATTGCAGCAGATGGTGTTGAATCCAAGTTTGCACGCTGGTGCGGTATTAACACAACTGTTCCCATGGCGGAGATTGAAACCTGTGTGCAGTACCTGATGACCAATATTGACATTGACCCCGGCCTGAATGCGTTTTATCTTGGGCGTGAGGTTGCCCCGGAAGGATATATCTGGATATTCTCTAAAGGTGACCGCACGGCAAATGTCGGCATTGGGATCTCCGGAAAGATGTGTAAAGACGGCAAGCGGCCAAAAGATTATCTGGATGCCTTCATTGCAGAACATCTTCCCAATGGGAAAATAATCGAGTTAATTGTCGGCGGTGTTTCTGCCTGCAAACCACTGGAATGTACGGTGGCAGACGGGCTCATTATTGTCGGTGACGCAGCGAGACTGAGTGATCCGATAACCGGCGGCGGCATAATCAATGCAATGTATACCGGAAAACTGGCCGGTGAGGTAGCAGCAGAGAGTATTGCAGCCGGAGACTGCAGTAAAAAAACCCTGATCAAATATGATACGGAGTGGCGGAATTCTAAAATGGGGAAGGCCCTGAAACGTAATTATCAGGTCAAAGAGATCTTCATTAAATTAAAGGACGAAAAACTGAATTCCATCGTAAGTTCGGTGAATAAACTAGATATGGAAATATTTGATACCAAATATCTTATCCGTGAACTGGTCAAATACAACCCGTGGCTGTTAAAAGATATTGGAACCCTCAAACGGCTGTTAGACTGA
- a CDS encoding potassium channel family protein, with protein MYIIIIGLGGIGRALAAMSVANGNSVAVIDQDEERCNEIIDHYDVLAIAGNATDKSILLDAGIDRAQALIATTSDDAVNLMACWLAKKFNVPNVVSIVNQNEHSEMFKEVGVHISENPDELVAERLYFWSENTELHQLASIPGGSIFEIDVDNNAPMIDHEIKELDVTDFVFIAIKRQKGDIIIPSGKVRIRKGDKIIVFTKKDAEKECLNILNRQLKNSV; from the coding sequence ATGTATATCATCATCATTGGTCTCGGAGGTATCGGCAGGGCCCTCGCAGCAATGTCTGTTGCAAATGGAAATTCAGTTGCAGTTATTGATCAGGACGAGGAACGCTGCAATGAGATTATCGACCATTATGATGTCCTTGCTATTGCCGGAAATGCAACCGACAAATCAATCCTTCTGGATGCAGGAATCGATCGTGCACAGGCACTCATTGCAACAACAAGTGACGACGCAGTTAACCTGATGGCCTGCTGGCTGGCAAAAAAATTCAATGTCCCAAATGTAGTCTCCATCGTAAACCAGAATGAACATTCCGAGATGTTCAAGGAGGTTGGCGTCCACATCAGTGAAAACCCTGATGAACTGGTGGCTGAACGCCTGTATTTCTGGTCAGAAAATACCGAACTTCACCAACTGGCATCAATACCCGGAGGATCCATCTTTGAAATCGATGTCGACAACAATGCTCCGATGATTGATCATGAAATCAAGGAACTTGATGTGACAGACTTTGTGTTCATTGCAATTAAACGCCAGAAAGGAGACATCATCATTCCAAGTGGCAAAGTGCGCATACGCAAAGGAGATAAAATCATTGTCTTTACGAAGAAGGATGCAGAAAAAGAGTGTCTGAATATTCTCAACCGGCAGCTGAAAAATTCAGTCTAA
- the rnhB gene encoding ribonuclease HII has product MYVICGVDEAGKGSVLGPMVIAGVSAPDMDIVASTGVADSKTLSRNRREIIYREITENFLFACRIISAEEIDRLRAEILMNEIVAQAHAEVIRKLPSCTAFVDACDVNAERYGRTVGGYAGDGYSVISEHKADVRYAVVSAASVVAKVTRDRCIDLLHEEFGNFGSGYPSDPLTIQFLEDYIKEFMQPPSCARTSWETTRRIMDRLSQATLFDF; this is encoded by the coding sequence ATGTACGTGATATGTGGTGTTGATGAAGCCGGAAAGGGATCTGTTCTGGGTCCGATGGTAATTGCAGGCGTTTCTGCCCCGGATATGGATATTGTCGCATCAACGGGCGTTGCAGATTCAAAAACCCTTTCACGAAACCGTCGTGAAATTATCTACCGTGAGATTACGGAAAATTTTCTATTCGCCTGCAGAATTATTTCTGCTGAAGAAATCGACCGTCTCCGCGCAGAAATTTTAATGAATGAGATCGTTGCGCAGGCACATGCGGAGGTGATCCGGAAACTTCCTTCCTGTACGGCATTTGTGGATGCCTGTGATGTTAATGCCGAACGATACGGGAGAACGGTAGGGGGGTATGCAGGTGATGGATATTCTGTAATATCCGAACATAAGGCAGATGTCCGGTATGCGGTGGTTAGTGCCGCGTCAGTTGTTGCAAAAGTGACGCGTGACAGATGCATCGATCTGCTTCATGAGGAATTTGGAAATTTCGGGAGTGGATATCCGTCAGATCCTCTGACGATACAGTTTCTTGAAGACTATATTAAAGAATTCATGCAACCTCCGTCCTGTGCCCGAACGTCATGGGAAACGACACGAAGGATCATGGATCGGTTGTCACAGGCCACTCTCTTTGATTTCTGA
- a CDS encoding site-2 protease family protein, producing MEWLFIGIIAVIVYALVAGYIKYSHIWEDHITFYGPILALKTEKVGFFDYFRRQAGFWRGYGTLGAILVVVISVLMSALLVLGVYSSLMNPPAPEGIYEPQNILAIPGVNDFIPITYAVIIAFFITLLVHEFGHAILCRVEDIRVKSTGILFAVIPIGAFVEPDEEEVENAPRPSKIRMYGAGITNNLVVALVCFVAIVGLMGMATPLSTPIVKGVYVGYPADLSGISPDSVISAVDGVPVESVHDVSDILQTTAPGDTLSVTTLKDGMYSDYSLVLEEWPKDLSNKTSGFMGVVYYSPESAQLAFNTFVKSPIGPLLLLYVPINTVIDDDSLNLGILAFDVAYAEMWDVPFSGFWGVVQVLFWTFWFNLAVGTFNALPFIPLDGGYIMQEGVTGILEKRGRKDLVPFVVSLISSFMVAVMLLLLVIPYIFG from the coding sequence ATGGAATGGCTATTCATCGGCATTATTGCAGTAATTGTGTATGCCCTTGTTGCTGGTTATATTAAATATTCTCACATATGGGAAGATCATATCACCTTTTATGGACCAATTCTTGCACTGAAGACTGAAAAGGTCGGATTCTTTGATTATTTCAGGAGACAGGCCGGATTCTGGCGTGGATATGGGACATTGGGCGCAATCCTTGTGGTAGTTATCTCGGTTCTCATGTCTGCCCTCCTTGTTCTTGGAGTGTACAGCTCCCTGATGAACCCTCCTGCACCGGAAGGAATTTATGAACCGCAGAATATTCTTGCTATTCCCGGAGTGAATGATTTCATTCCGATTACCTATGCTGTCATTATCGCGTTTTTTATTACCCTTCTTGTCCACGAATTTGGACATGCTATTCTTTGCAGGGTTGAAGATATCCGGGTAAAAAGCACTGGCATACTCTTTGCAGTCATTCCCATCGGTGCCTTTGTTGAGCCGGATGAAGAGGAGGTTGAAAATGCACCCCGTCCGTCAAAAATTCGGATGTATGGCGCGGGTATTACTAACAATCTTGTTGTAGCACTGGTTTGTTTTGTGGCCATTGTCGGTTTAATGGGCATGGCAACTCCCTTGTCCACACCAATAGTTAAGGGTGTCTACGTGGGCTATCCTGCGGACCTCTCGGGAATATCTCCCGATTCGGTGATTTCTGCTGTTGATGGGGTTCCGGTGGAATCAGTACATGATGTGTCTGACATTCTGCAGACAACTGCTCCGGGGGATACACTCTCTGTTACAACGCTAAAGGATGGTATGTATTCCGACTATTCCCTTGTTCTGGAAGAATGGCCAAAAGATCTCAGCAATAAGACCAGTGGATTTATGGGTGTTGTGTATTATTCTCCGGAATCGGCTCAATTGGCATTTAATACCTTTGTCAAAAGCCCCATTGGTCCACTCCTGCTCCTTTATGTGCCCATTAATACTGTCATTGATGATGATAGCCTGAATCTGGGAATCCTTGCTTTCGATGTTGCATATGCTGAGATGTGGGATGTGCCATTCTCTGGATTCTGGGGTGTGGTTCAGGTATTGTTCTGGACATTCTGGTTCAATCTGGCAGTGGGGACATTCAACGCTCTCCCGTTCATTCCACTTGACGGCGGGTATATTATGCAGGAAGGAGTGACAGGAATTCTGGAAAAGCGTGGGCGAAAAGACCTTGTTCCGTTTGTGGTATCTCTTATCAGTTCATTTATGGTGGCAGTGATGCTTCTTTTACTGGTTATTCCATACATATTTGGATGA
- a CDS encoding tetratricopeptide repeat protein codes for MSRIPANKLYALGWYNEGIAHLKINQFEEAMQFINTALDALPENPDFLIGKGDVYLSLGNYEEAYYYFRRAADNEPDNFRAWLNMGTALMRLGNYTDALACYRQANIVRDHNGEVWLGIGICLLNLGETDEASNALKTAIRLKPNQPALWYHLGRIERDTRKALNLLMRGYRMDPDNIDILLEMTRIYIQLGNQEEAGRVLERAYEISPKNQRVVEMMEYYVLETTWNEVFDKPYDYSSENGE; via the coding sequence ATGTCGAGAATTCCGGCGAATAAACTATACGCCCTTGGCTGGTATAATGAAGGCATTGCTCATCTGAAGATCAATCAGTTTGAAGAAGCGATGCAGTTTATCAATACCGCTCTTGATGCGTTGCCGGAAAATCCGGATTTTTTAATCGGCAAAGGCGATGTGTATCTTTCTCTCGGTAACTATGAGGAAGCCTATTATTACTTCCGGAGGGCCGCCGATAATGAGCCTGACAATTTTCGTGCATGGCTGAATATGGGGACGGCGCTCATGCGCCTCGGAAATTATACCGATGCCCTCGCGTGCTATCGCCAGGCAAATATTGTCAGGGATCATAATGGGGAAGTCTGGCTTGGGATTGGCATCTGTCTTCTTAATCTGGGGGAGACGGATGAGGCTTCAAATGCACTGAAGACTGCAATTCGATTGAAGCCGAATCAGCCCGCCCTCTGGTATCATCTTGGACGTATTGAACGTGATACCAGGAAGGCCCTCAACCTTCTTATGCGTGGGTATAGGATGGATCCTGACAATATTGATATTCTGCTTGAGATGACCCGGATCTATATCCAGTTGGGAAACCAGGAAGAGGCAGGGAGAGTCCTTGAACGGGCATATGAAATATCTCCCAAAAATCAGCGTGTTGTTGAGATGATGGAATACTATGTTCTTGAAACGACGTGGAATGAGGTATTTGATAAACCCTATGACTATAGTTCAGAAAATGGGGAATAA